The proteins below come from a single Natranaerofaba carboxydovora genomic window:
- a CDS encoding YicC/YloC family endoribonuclease yields the protein MKSMTGFGSAVETKPDFECKVEIKSVNHRYLNILVKAPKEFFSLEEKVRQKVNEYLDRGRIEVRIYCKFFGEDQLNPVFNQAVAANYYEGLKELKKMTGEEDNINFVQILAKMPEVFSLEKKEIDAGDYWPTIEKAVGKAVFELNKMKTSEGQAMKNDILEKQKTLKELVGEIKGKSPIMYEQIKDRFVSKFDELVKEGKLEKERMIGEAALFAEKTVIDEEIVRLESHFDQLEEILEEDDALGRKLDFLLQEINREINTIAAKSSDEEISKKVIEVKSQVEKVREQAQNVE from the coding sequence ATGAAAAGTATGACAGGATTTGGGAGTGCTGTTGAAACAAAACCTGACTTTGAGTGTAAAGTAGAAATAAAATCTGTAAATCATAGGTACTTAAATATTTTGGTTAAGGCACCAAAAGAATTTTTTTCTCTTGAAGAGAAAGTCAGACAAAAAGTTAATGAATACCTAGACAGAGGAAGGATAGAAGTTCGAATTTATTGCAAATTTTTTGGTGAAGATCAGCTAAACCCAGTATTTAATCAAGCGGTGGCAGCAAATTATTACGAAGGTTTGAAAGAGCTAAAAAAAATGACAGGGGAAGAAGATAATATAAACTTTGTACAGATATTAGCGAAAATGCCTGAAGTATTTTCTCTAGAAAAGAAAGAAATTGATGCAGGTGATTACTGGCCTACTATAGAAAAAGCAGTGGGTAAGGCTGTTTTTGAGTTAAATAAGATGAAAACTTCTGAAGGACAGGCTATGAAAAATGATATATTGGAAAAGCAAAAGACTTTAAAAGAGTTAGTTGGGGAGATAAAAGGGAAAAGTCCAATTATGTATGAACAAATCAAAGATCGATTTGTCAGCAAATTTGATGAGTTAGTTAAAGAGGGAAAACTTGAGAAAGAGAGAATGATAGGTGAAGCAGCGTTATTTGCTGAAAAAACGGTTATTGACGAAGAAATTGTTAGGCTAGAAAGCCATTTTGATCAACTAGAAGAGATCCTAGAAGAAGATGATGCCTTAGGTAGGAAACTAGATTTTTTATTGCAGGAGATAAACAGGGAAATAAATACTATTGCGGCAAAATCTAGCGATGAAGAGATATCAAAAAAAGTTATTGAAGTAAAAAGTCAGGTTGAAAAAGTGAGAGAACAGGCCCAAAACGTAGAATAG
- the remA gene encoding extracellular matrix/biofilm regulator RemA encodes MTIKLVNVGFGNIISANRIVAIVSPESAPIKRIVSEGRDRGMLIDATYGRRTRAVIVTDSDHVVLSAVQPETVKQRLHGKNTSSDDDDNE; translated from the coding sequence GTGACTATTAAGCTTGTTAATGTAGGTTTTGGCAACATAATCTCTGCTAACAGAATCGTAGCTATAGTTAGCCCGGAATCAGCTCCAATCAAGAGGATTGTGTCTGAAGGTAGAGACAGAGGTATGTTAATTGATGCTACTTATGGCAGAAGAACCAGAGCTGTAATAGTAACAGATAGTGATCATGTAGTATTGTCTGCGGTTCAACCAGAAACAGTAAAACAACGCCTTCATGGTAAAAATACTTCATCTGACGATGATGATAACGAAT